The following coding sequences lie in one Candidatus Phytoplasma solani genomic window:
- the tuf gene encoding elongation factor Tu yields the protein MANEKFIRNKPHLNVGTIGHVDHGKTTLTAAITQVLASQGLAKSRAYDQIDNAPEERERGITIKTSHVEYETSKRHYAHVDCPGHADYIKNMITGAAQMDAAILVVSGADSVMPQTREHILLARQVGVPKIVVFLNKCDLCPDEEILELVEMEVRELLSKYDFPGDDTPIIRGSALKALEGDKHYIAQVNELINALDSYIEDPVREVDKPFLMPVEDVFTITGRGTVVTGRVERGQVKAGDEIEIIGLKDTRKTIVTAIEMFKKDLDFAQAGDNVGALLRGINREDVQRGQVLAKPGSVKPHFQFVAQAYILTKEEGGRHTAFFSQYRPQFYFRTTDITGVVELQGDVKMVMPGDNVELTVTLNNPIAIEEGTKFSIREGGKTVGAGSVSKILK from the coding sequence ATGGCTAATGAAAAATTTATAAGAAATAAACCTCATTTAAACGTAGGAACAATTGGGCACGTTGATCACGGCAAAACTACTTTAACAGCTGCCATCACTCAAGTGTTAGCTTCTCAAGGGTTAGCTAAAAGTAGAGCTTATGACCAAATTGATAACGCTCCTGAAGAAAGAGAACGTGGAATTACGATTAAAACTTCTCACGTTGAATATGAAACATCAAAAAGACACTATGCTCACGTTGATTGTCCAGGACACGCCGATTATATTAAAAACATGATTACTGGTGCTGCTCAAATGGATGCCGCTATTTTAGTAGTTTCTGGCGCAGATAGTGTTATGCCTCAAACTAGAGAACATATTTTGTTAGCTCGCCAAGTAGGGGTTCCTAAAATTGTTGTTTTCTTAAACAAATGTGACCTTTGTCCGGATGAAGAAATTTTAGAATTAGTTGAAATGGAAGTCCGTGAATTATTATCTAAATATGATTTTCCGGGCGATGATACCCCTATTATTAGAGGTTCTGCGTTAAAAGCTTTAGAAGGTGACAAACATTACATTGCACAAGTTAACGAATTAATCAACGCTTTAGATTCTTACATTGAAGATCCAGTGCGTGAAGTTGATAAACCTTTCTTAATGCCAGTCGAAGATGTTTTCACTATCACTGGTAGAGGAACAGTAGTTACTGGTAGAGTTGAAAGAGGACAAGTTAAAGCTGGTGATGAAATAGAAATCATAGGTCTTAAAGACACTAGAAAAACCATCGTAACAGCAATTGAAATGTTTAAAAAAGATTTAGATTTTGCTCAAGCAGGCGATAACGTTGGAGCTTTGTTGCGTGGAATTAACCGTGAAGATGTTCAACGTGGTCAAGTGTTAGCCAAACCAGGTTCTGTGAAACCTCATTTTCAATTTGTGGCGCAAGCTTATATCTTAACTAAAGAAGAAGGAGGACGACACACTGCCTTTTTTTCCCAATACCGTCCGCAATTCTATTTCCGTACAACTGATATTACAGGAGTTGTTGAATTACAAGGTGATGTTAAAATGGTTATGCCAGGTGACAACGTTGAATTAACTGTTACTTTAAACAATCCGATTGCAATTGAAGAAGGCACTAAGTTTTCTATCCGTGAAGGTGGAAAAACAGTTGGCGCTGGATCAGTTTCAAAAATTCTTAAATAA
- the fusA gene encoding elongation factor G — translation MVRQITLENTRNIGIIAHIDAGKTTTTERILFHTGKIHKIGETHDGASQMDWMEQEQERGITITSAATTAFWKNHRINIIDTPGHVDFTVEVSRSLRVLDGAVTVIDAQAGVEPQTETVWRQATEYKVPRIIFINKMDKVGANFAYAIETLNQRLGVHASPIQWPIGAENDFTGIIDLIELTAFEYDNSAEENGKNIEIPEHLKEIVEIKRNELIEVLSNLDEELMMLYLEEKPITSAMLKKTIRKATLQASFFPVLCGSSFKNKGVVKMLDAIVDYLPAPGDVDSIVGVDANGKEITRLSSDEQPFTALAFKVMTDPYVGRLTFFRIYSGTVKAGSYVTNTTKEVKERFGRLLQMHANSREEIKEAYTGDILAVVGLKGTTTGDTLAAEGESIILESMNFPEPVIEIAVEPKTKADQDKMGIALSKLAEEDPTFKVFSNHETGQTIIAGMGELHLDIIIDRMKREFKVQANVTEPQVAYRETITQEVETEGKFIRQSGGRGQYGHVWMRFEPNPGQGFEFVNKIVGGVVPREYIPAVQKGVQEALAGGILAGYQIIDIKATLFDGSYHDVDSSEMAFKIAASIALKETKTKGNPVILEPIMDVEVVTPNDYVGNVIGDLTSRRGRLESQESRTNAVSIRALVPLSEMFGYATILRSNTQGRATFVMQFSKYEKAPKSITEEIIKKRA, via the coding sequence ATGGTACGCCAGATTACTTTAGAAAATACTCGTAATATCGGCATTATTGCTCATATTGACGCAGGAAAAACCACCACTACCGAAAGAATTTTATTTCATACTGGTAAAATTCATAAAATCGGAGAAACTCATGATGGCGCTTCGCAAATGGATTGGATGGAACAAGAACAAGAAAGAGGTATCACTATTACCTCTGCTGCCACTACCGCCTTTTGGAAAAACCATCGGATCAACATCATAGACACCCCTGGGCACGTTGATTTTACAGTTGAAGTTTCACGCTCTTTAAGAGTTTTAGATGGTGCAGTCACTGTCATTGATGCCCAAGCTGGAGTTGAACCACAAACTGAAACCGTTTGGCGTCAAGCGACTGAATACAAAGTTCCAAGAATTATTTTTATCAACAAGATGGATAAAGTTGGTGCTAATTTTGCTTATGCGATTGAAACCTTGAACCAAAGATTAGGGGTACATGCTAGCCCTATTCAATGGCCAATCGGAGCTGAAAATGATTTTACTGGCATTATCGATTTAATTGAATTAACTGCTTTTGAATATGATAACTCCGCTGAGGAAAATGGAAAAAATATTGAAATCCCTGAACATTTAAAAGAAATTGTAGAAATTAAAAGAAATGAATTAATCGAAGTCTTATCTAATTTAGATGAAGAATTGATGATGCTTTACTTAGAAGAAAAACCAATCACTTCCGCTATGTTAAAAAAAACTATTCGTAAAGCCACTTTACAAGCCTCTTTTTTTCCGGTTTTGTGCGGCTCTTCTTTCAAAAATAAGGGTGTTGTTAAAATGCTAGATGCCATTGTTGATTATTTACCAGCTCCTGGAGATGTTGATTCAATTGTAGGAGTTGATGCTAACGGCAAAGAAATAACTCGTTTAAGTTCTGACGAACAACCTTTCACCGCTTTAGCTTTTAAAGTGATGACTGACCCTTATGTTGGTAGATTAACTTTTTTTAGAATTTATTCAGGCACAGTTAAAGCTGGCTCTTATGTTACTAATACCACCAAAGAAGTAAAAGAACGTTTTGGACGTTTATTGCAGATGCATGCCAATTCTCGTGAAGAAATTAAAGAAGCATATACTGGTGATATTTTGGCAGTTGTTGGGCTGAAAGGGACTACTACTGGTGACACTCTAGCGGCTGAAGGGGAAAGCATCATTTTAGAATCAATGAATTTCCCAGAACCAGTTATTGAAATCGCAGTAGAACCTAAAACTAAAGCCGATCAAGATAAAATGGGAATTGCACTCTCTAAATTAGCCGAAGAAGACCCTACTTTTAAAGTTTTTTCTAATCATGAAACAGGACAAACTATTATTGCTGGCATGGGTGAACTTCATTTAGATATCATCATTGATCGTATGAAAAGAGAATTCAAAGTTCAAGCTAACGTTACAGAACCTCAAGTGGCTTATCGTGAAACAATTACTCAAGAAGTTGAAACCGAAGGAAAATTCATCCGTCAATCTGGTGGACGCGGTCAATACGGACATGTTTGGATGCGTTTTGAACCAAATCCTGGCCAAGGCTTTGAATTTGTTAATAAAATTGTTGGTGGTGTTGTTCCGCGTGAATATATCCCTGCAGTTCAAAAAGGCGTTCAAGAAGCTCTTGCAGGTGGAATTTTAGCTGGTTATCAAATTATTGACATCAAAGCTACTTTATTTGATGGTTCTTATCATGATGTCGATTCTTCTGAAATGGCGTTTAAAATTGCTGCTTCAATTGCTTTAAAAGAAACCAAAACAAAAGGCAATCCAGTTATTTTAGAACCGATTATGGATGTTGAAGTCGTAACTCCAAATGATTATGTCGGCAATGTTATTGGCGATTTAACTTCTCGTAGAGGACGTTTGGAAAGTCAAGAATCACGTACTAATGCAGTTTCTATTAGAGCTTTGGTGCCACTTTCTGAAATGTTTGGTTATGCCACCATTTTACGTTCTAACACCCAAGGAAGAGCTACTTTTGTGATGCAATTTTCTAAATATGAAAAAGCACCAAAAAGCATTACGGAAGAAATTATTAAAAAACGTGCTTAA
- the rpsG gene encoding 30S ribosomal protein S7, which yields MSRKGHIKKRDINPDPIYNSKLVTKTINTIMEDGKKGTAQSIFYQALKQVKSITQRDPLEVFHEALNNIMPVLEVRTRRVGGQNYQVPSEVRPERRQSLGLRWLVKFTKQRNEKTMEEKLAKEIVDAASGHGVSVKKREETHKMAEANKAFAHYRW from the coding sequence TTGTCTCGTAAAGGTCATATTAAAAAACGTGATATAAATCCTGACCCGATTTATAATTCAAAATTAGTTACAAAAACAATTAACACCATCATGGAAGATGGTAAAAAAGGGACAGCTCAAAGCATTTTTTATCAAGCTTTAAAACAAGTTAAAAGTATTACTCAAAGAGATCCCTTAGAAGTTTTTCATGAAGCATTAAACAATATTATGCCTGTTTTAGAAGTTCGTACTCGTCGCGTTGGTGGTCAAAACTACCAAGTCCCTTCCGAAGTTCGTCCAGAAAGACGTCAATCTTTAGGTTTAAGGTGGCTTGTCAAATTCACTAAACAACGTAATGAAAAAACCATGGAAGAAAAACTAGCTAAAGAAATAGTAGATGCTGCTTCAGGACATGGAGTATCAGTTAAAAAAAGAGAAGAAACGCATAAAATGGCTGAAGCTAATAAAGCTTTTGCTCATTATCGTTGGTGA
- the rpsL gene encoding 30S ribosomal protein S12 has translation MPTVSQLIKKKRSNKSSKTKSPALSYGFNVLQKKVQTYTSPQKMGVCLRVTTMTPKKPNSALRKFARVRLSNGSEVTAYIPGVGHSLQEHSSVLVRGGRVKDLPGVRYHIIRGALDATGVANRQQGRSKYGSKRPKDKK, from the coding sequence ATGCCTACCGTTTCTCAGTTAATCAAAAAAAAAAGAAGTAATAAATCTTCGAAAACAAAATCCCCAGCTTTAAGTTATGGTTTTAATGTTTTGCAAAAAAAAGTTCAAACTTACACTTCTCCACAAAAAATGGGAGTTTGTTTGCGTGTAACTACTATGACCCCAAAAAAACCTAATTCAGCTTTACGTAAATTTGCCAGAGTTCGTTTAAGCAATGGTTCTGAAGTGACTGCTTACATTCCTGGCGTGGGACACTCTTTGCAAGAACATAGTTCAGTGTTGGTGCGCGGCGGAAGAGTTAAAGATCTTCCGGGTGTCCGTTATCATATCATTCGTGGCGCTTTAGATGCTACAGGTGTTGCTAACAGACAACAAGGTCGTTCTAAATACGGTTCCAAAAGACCAAAAGATAAAAAATAA